The region CCCACGTCCACCGTCCCGAGGTGATGCGAGTCGAGATTCGCGCGCTCGGGGGTGGGAGGCTCGACACCCCACGGGAAGGGGTGTTTTTCCATGGAGCTCGCGGCAAGTTCCCACTCCGCCTCGCTCGGAAGCCTTCGCCCCGCCCAGTTGCAGTAGGCCTCCGCTTCGAACCAGCTCACGTGGACAACGGGCTTGAATGGAGCGAGAGGCGCGTATCGATCGAAATCGCGTTCGAGCCAACCGCTCTCGGAGCGCACCCAGTAGCGCGGGCAGCGGAGGTCCGTCGCCGACCGCCACACCCAGCCTTCGTAGCTCCAGAAACGCCGCTCGAGAAAGCCCCCCTCGTCCACGAAAGCGGCGAACTCCTCGTTGGTCACCGGGGCTCTCGCGATGCGATAAGGCGCAAGCTCGACGTGGTGGGACCACTTCTCGTTGTCGAAGACGAAGGGCGCCTCCGGCGAAGCGCCGAGCCGATAGTTACCGCCGGGAATCTCGACCTCACCGGGGCAGGGGCCTCCGGCGGGAACGGGCGAAGCCTCGAAGACGGGCCGAGGGTAGCCCAAAGTCTGCCGCGTGTAGGTGAGCGCTTCGCCATGCATATCTTCGTGCAGCGTACCCAGAAGAGCCAGATAGGTCGCGGCAGGGCCAGGCTCCGCCTCTCCCAACCGCTCGAGCACGAGCTCCAGAACCCGGTTCATGTAGGCGAGCGTCCCGTCGCGATCGGGCAAGGGAAGGGACCAGCGGTCCTCGTGCGCCACCTTGAACGAGTCGTACATCTCGTCGGCGCCGGGGAGAAGACGTTCGTGCTTTCCCAGAAGGTCCAGGAAGAAGACTTCGAAGAAGTGCGCCACGTGGCCGAGCTCCCACCGGATCGGGTTGACGATATCGAGCTTCGGCAGCTCGAGATCGCGATCGGCAAGATCTTGCACGAGATCGAGCGTCCGGTGGCGGGCGTCTCGCACGAGATGATCGAGCGTCGCCGAAGACAGCCGGTGGTGTTTTTCTCCGAGAGCGGCGAGCCCCACCAAAGCCGAGTCTCAACCGGTCTCGACGGAGCGGAACGGCAGCCGAAATCGGGACCCTAGAGTGGACAGGAGTTGTTCCTTGGCCACGTAGACCACGGGAATGAAGACGAGCGTGACGAGCGTGGAAGCGGTCAGCCCCCCGATCACCACCCGAGCCAGAGAGGCCTGAATCTCTCCGCCGGCTCCGATCCCGAAAGAGAGGGGCAACAGTCCGAGAACCGTCGTCAAGGTGGTCATGAGGATCGGACGCAAGCGGAGCCGTCCAGAGGCGATCACCGCTTCACGGACGTCCATTCCGTACTCCCGCCGCATCAGGTTGATGTAGTCCACGAGCACGATGGCGTTGTTGACCACGATGCCGATCAGCATGATGACGCCCATGAGACTCTGAATGTTGATTGTGGTTCCTGTCAGGAGAAGAGCCGGGACCACGCCGATCACCGCGAGAGGCACGGAGCACATCACCACCAGGGGGTCGAAGAAGCGCTCGAACTGGGCGGCCATGACCATATAGATGAGCACGAGCGCCATGATGACGGACACCCGAAAGTCGGCTGCCGCCCTCTGCTGTTCTTCGTACTCGCCCCCATAGACGATCGAGAAGCCTTCGGGTAGGGGGAAATCCGCGAGCTCCGCCTGGATCCTCTCCACCGCGTCACCCAGTGGAACTCCGCTTTCCAGGTTCGCGGAGATGTAAGTGACCCGTTGAGCGTTGACGCGGCTGATGCCCGTGGGACCTCGCCCCTTGCGTTGGGAAATGATGGAGGAGACGGGAAGCACTTCTCCAGCGGGGGTGCGGACGGAGATGTTCTGCAGATCGAGTGGGCTCAGGCGGTCGCCCTCCCGCAGTCGCACCATGATGGGGAATTCGTCTCCCTCGACACGGTAGACACCGGCGCGACTGCCTCCGACATTGGTCTGAATGACGCGGGCGACATCATTGACGGTAAGGCCGAGATCGGCGATTTTCTGACGATCGAAGATCAGATTCTGCTCCGGCCGGCCTTCCGTCCGATCGATGCGGACTCCCGAAACTCCGGGAATGCCCTCCATCTGCCGCTTGATCCGCTGGGCGAGCTGCCGGGCGCGCTCGAGGTTGTGTCCGCGCAGCTGAACGTCGACCTCGGTATTCTCCGCCCTCCCGAAAATCCGGCGGAGGACCCGCAAGCCCGACTGGGCGCCGACGCGAATGTCCCCTCCAGGAAGGCGCCCGGCGAGATTGCCTCGGATGCGGTCGGCGAGCTCCGAAGTGCTCACCGACCTTTTGGACGCCTCCACCATCGTGACCT is a window of Vicinamibacteria bacterium DNA encoding:
- the senA gene encoding selenoneine synthase SenA, which encodes MGLAALGEKHHRLSSATLDHLVRDARHRTLDLVQDLADRDLELPKLDIVNPIRWELGHVAHFFEVFFLDLLGKHERLLPGADEMYDSFKVAHEDRWSLPLPDRDGTLAYMNRVLELVLERLGEAEPGPAATYLALLGTLHEDMHGEALTYTRQTLGYPRPVFEASPVPAGGPCPGEVEIPGGNYRLGASPEAPFVFDNEKWSHHVELAPYRIARAPVTNEEFAAFVDEGGFLERRFWSYEGWVWRSATDLRCPRYWVRSESGWLERDFDRYAPLAPFKPVVHVSWFEAEAYCNWAGRRLPSEAEWELAASSMEKHPFPWGVEPPTPERANLDSHHLGTVDVGAFPASDSAFGCRQMIGNVWEWTASAFYPFPGFVVDFPYREYSAPWFGYHKVLRGGAWATRSRLISNTYRNFFLPHRGDVLAGFRTCARRAQ